One genomic region from Gemmatimonadales bacterium encodes:
- a CDS encoding YIP1 family protein: MTSVPIDETAAKPGAADLLEIFYAPRAVFARRTNGEFGLPLLALAIVVAIVTVATASLMQPLWDVMIAKSMAARPGITPEQIAAGKSIGEKFAMIGQVVTFVLLPFIVALLVWIVGRFTDVKVRYGVAAMIATFSLFPRVIGLIVAAVEMAFMSDTAITSPTVLTLSPARFVDAAHAPILAGALSRFDLFTLWSIFLIAVGLEVTMRVTRGRAWTTALIVWIIGFLPAIWQAVKSM, from the coding sequence ATGACGAGTGTTCCCATCGACGAGACGGCCGCCAAGCCCGGTGCCGCCGACCTGCTCGAGATCTTCTACGCGCCGCGGGCGGTCTTTGCGCGGCGGACCAATGGCGAGTTCGGCCTGCCACTGCTGGCGCTCGCCATCGTGGTCGCTATAGTAACTGTTGCTACAGCAAGCCTGATGCAGCCGCTCTGGGACGTGATGATCGCCAAGTCGATGGCGGCGCGCCCCGGGATCACCCCCGAGCAGATCGCCGCGGGGAAGTCGATCGGCGAGAAGTTCGCGATGATCGGCCAGGTGGTGACCTTCGTCCTCCTGCCGTTCATCGTGGCGCTGCTGGTGTGGATCGTCGGGCGGTTCACCGACGTCAAGGTGCGCTATGGTGTCGCCGCGATGATCGCGACGTTCTCGCTCTTTCCCAGGGTGATTGGCCTCATCGTCGCCGCGGTCGAGATGGCGTTCATGTCCGACACCGCGATCACGTCGCCGACGGTGCTGACCCTGTCTCCGGCGCGATTCGTCGACGCGGCGCACGCACCGATCCTGGCCGGTGCGTTGAGCCGGTTCGACCTCTTCACCCTCTGGTCGATCTTCCTGATCGCCGTCGGCCTCGAAGTCACGATGCGCGTGACCCGGGGGCGGGCGTGGACGACAGCGCTCATCGTCTGGATCATCGGGTTTCTTCCGGCGATCTGGCAGGCCGTCAAGTCGATGTGA